One Anopheles marshallii chromosome 3, idAnoMarsDA_429_01, whole genome shotgun sequence genomic region harbors:
- the LOC128713061 gene encoding uncharacterized protein LOC128713061: MEKKIKAAQLKRRQAQTLIKNIEQFKLNYSDSDVNEIPVCLEQLEQHNANFMDAISKLEELDESAESLETYLQERCEMDNVYRKIKGFLLQKQPCEANPLNASVLFANTSVGSSGQSGPSLRLPKIGLPSFDGDSTKWLSFRDRFVSMIDSSAEIPPIMKLQYLLSSLKGEAALLFEHTTLIADNYAGTWAAMLKTYDNPRMLIRQYLRKIHHLPAVKSESADELAHLVVEFKRHVDGLEKLKEPVDSWDAPLTTLMFFKLHPSTMLAWEKHSSQAPRDKYKDLIEFLQSRVIILRSTREFSEDIKVNAAMGAGGERKVGSRPKSAVNAATTQQSTHGQSNRMQLPCPLGCEEAHNLRSCPEFLKRDVQRRREVVAKEQLCFNCLNQNHQVRSCKSLNRCITCNARHHSLLHDNTRPKVSMAAKAEQAMSFLETSLLWVVDDHGIRHEARALLDSGSMCNFISESLAQKLLTTRSKVSVSIIGIGQAVQQVNRSVVAAVQSKSGQFASTMEFLILKSPSAEIPMTPIDTTSWKIPTVTLADPSFHIPGKIDIVIGSDAYWEMHTGKKRALGRGRPWLVETPFGWTVSGNTSHTSASSHRSCLTTVSQASLDTMLQRFWETESILEGPALSIEEDQCEKHYAATTTRDSQGRYVVSLPQKTDSDIVLGQSRAIADRRLVAVERRLLNNPEMDREYKRFMSEYETLGHMRKLTEPVDDSAPHYYIPHHAVVKETSTTTKVRVVFDASCKTTSGYSLNDTLLIGPTVQDDLFTIILRFRKHAIALVADVEKMYRQVRHCESDHKLLRIRYRERFTDPIATYELQTVTYGTASAPFLATRTLQQIAHDHKGQYPKAIDPVLHDFYVDDLLTGAADLADAIEVRKQISQMLDSAGFALKKWASNVPAALRDVPLEDLAIKTMHEWQDGQAVSTLGLVWEPANDMFCFKVNLPPPAEVLTRSLVLSYTASIFDPLGLLGPTIILAKMFLQRLWSLRHDGNAWDWDRALPGELQEEWRNFHSTLYLLRKVGAVRRTISDAIVPESESSANDIYDDYLLDRLDDSHVLAEVSSSSMETICGQQGGPNTGGNEDILLASCSGVS, translated from the exons atggaaaagaaaattaaagccgCGCAGTTAAAAAGGCGCCAAGCTCAAACGCTGATCAAGAACATTGAGCAGTTCAAATTGAACTATTCTGATAGTGATGTGAATGAAATTCCCGTGTGTTTGGAACAGTTGGAGCAACATAATGCCAATTTTATGGATGCAATCTCCAAACTCGAAGAGTTGGATGAGTCCGCGGAATCTCTAGAAACGTATTTGCAAGAAAGGTGCGAAATGGACAATGTGTATCGCAAAATAAAGGGATTCTTGCTTCAGAAGCAGCCATGTGAAGCAAATCCGCTAAATGCTTCAGTGTTGTTTGCGAACACGAGTGTTGGTTCGTCGGGTCAGTCGGGACCAAGCTTACGACTCCCGAAAATCGGATTACCATCCTTCGATGGTGATTCAACGAAGTGGCTCTCCTTCCGTGATCGATTTGTATCGATGATCGATTCGTCAGCAGAGATTCCTCCGATCATGAAACTTCAGTACCTGTTGTCTTCACTGAAGGGGGAAGCCGCTTTGCTCTTCGAGCACACCACGCTGATAGCAGACAATTACGCTGGCACCTGGGCCGCAATGTTGAAAACCTACGACAACCCGCGTATGTTGATCCGGCAATATCTGCGGAAAATTCACCATCTCCCAGCGGTAAAATCGGAATCTGCGGATGAATTGGCACACCTGGTCGTCGAGTTTAAGCGTCATGTAGACGGCTTAGAAAAGCTGAAGGAACCTGTCGACAGTTGGGACGCTCCGCTCACCACCTTGATGTTCTTCAAGCTGCATCCCTCGACTATGCTGGCTTGGGAAAAGCATTCGTCGCAAGCACCTCGAGATAAGTATAAGGATCTCATCGAGTTCTTACAAAGTCGTGTAATAATTCTCAGGTCAACTCGGGAATTCTCGGAAGACATAAAGGTCAATGCGGCAATGGGGGCCGGCGGCGAGCGAAAGGTTGGATCCAGACCGAAATCTGCCGTGAATGCAGCGACAACACAGCAATCGACGCATGGCCAGTCCAACCGCATGCAGCTACCTTGCCCGTTGGGTTGCGAAGAGGCGCACAATCTTCGCAGCTGTCCTGAGTTCCTGAAAAGGGATGTCCAGCGTCGTCGAGAAGTGGTGGCGAAGGAGCAGCTATGCTTCAACTGCCTGAACCAAAACCACCAAGTGAGATCATGTAAGTCACTTAATCGTTGCATTACGTGCAACGCCAGACATCATAGCTTACTACATGACAACACACGTCCGAAAGTGTCGATGGCGGCAAAGGCCGAACAAGCGATGTCATTTCTTGAGACGTCATTGCTTTGGGTGGTCGATGACCATGGTATTCGGCATGAAGCACGAGCGCTCTTGGATTCAGGATCCATGTGCAACTTCATTTCGGAATCCTTAGCGCAAAAGTTGCTTACCACGCGATCAAAGGTTAGTGTTTCGATCATAGGTATCGGTCAAGCGGTACAACAGGTTAACCGATCTGTCGTTGCTGCAGTACAATCGAAGTCAGGGCAGTTTGCATCCACTATGGAATTTCTGATTTTGAAATCACCGTCTGCTGAGATTCCAATGACACCGATCGACACAACATCATGGAAGATTCCGACTGTCACGTTAGCAGACCCATCATTCCACATCCCAGGGAAGATCGATATCGTCATCGGTAGTGATGCATATTGGGAAATGCATACTGGAAAAAAGCGTGCACTAGGTAGAGGCAGACCATGGTTGGTAGAGACGCCCTTTGGTTGGACAGTCTCTGGGAATACTTCCCACACATCGGCTTCGAGCCATCGGTCCTGCCTCACCACCGTCAGTCAAGCTTCACTTGACACTATGCTGCAACGCTTCTGGGAAACAGAAAGCATCCTAGAAGGTCCCGCGTTGTCCATAGAAGAGGACCAATGCGAGAAACACTATGCGGCCACTACAACGCGTGATAGCCAAGGTCGATACGTAGTAAGCTTGCCGCAGAAGACCGATTCTGATATTGTACTGGGACAATCTAGAGCGATAGCCGATCGACGGCTCGTTGCCGTTGAACGACGATTGTTGAACAATCCTGAAATGGACAGAGAATATAAAAGGTTTATGTCCGAATACGAAACATTGGGACACATGAGAAAACTCACCGAACCTGTTGATGATAGTGCTCCGCACTATTACATCCCTCACCATGCGGTGGTGAAGGAAACGAGTACGACCACGAAGGTACGTGTTGTCTTCGATGCATCCTGCAAGACAACATCTGGGTACTCGTTAAACGATACGCTGCTCATAGGCCCTACGGTACAAGATGATTTGTTTACGATCATCTTAAGGTTCAGAAAGCACGCCATAGCCCTAGTAGCAGATGTCGAAAAGATGTATCGACAAGTTCGTCATTGTGAAAGTGATCACAAACTGCTACGAATTCGGTACCGAGAAAGATTCACCGACCCGATAGCAACGTACGAGTTGCAAACAGTTACCTACGGCACTGCCTCAGCGCCATTTTTGGCCACACGCACGTTGCAACAGATTGCACACGACCACAAGGGCCAGTACCCCAAAGCGATAGATCCAGTTCTACACGACTTCTATGTGGATGATTTATTGACCGGTGCAGCGGACCTGGCAGATGCCATCGAAGTGCGCAAGCAAATTTCGCAAATGCTGGATTCAGCCGGCTTTGCATTGAAGAAGTGGGCGTCAAATGTTCCTGCTGCACTACGAGATGTCCCACTAGAGGATCTTGCGATCAAAACGATGCACGAATGGCAGGATGGCCAAGCAGTATCAACGCTAGGGTTGGTTTGGGAACCAGCCAATGATATGTTCTGCTTCAAAGTCAATCTTCCACCACCTGCTGAAGTATTAACGAGAAGTCTGGTCTTGTCGTATACGGCAAGTATATTCGACCCTCTTGGGCTATTGGGTCCGACCATCATCCTGGCTAAGATGTTCCTGCAGCGATTATGGAGTCTGAGGCATGATGGAAATGCTTGGGATTGGGATCGTGCATTACCGGGCGAGCTTCAGGAAGAGTGGAGAAATTTCCACTCAACGCTATATTTGCTACGCAAA GTTGGAGCTGTGCGCCGCACGATTAGCGACGCAATTGTTCCAGAAAGTGAGTCGAGTGCTAACGACATCTACGATGACTATCTGTTGGACCGACTCGATGACAGTCATGTACTGGCTGAAGTCTCCTCCTCGTCGATGGAAACCATTTGTGGCCAACAGGGTGGCCCAAATACAGGAGGAAACGAGGATATCTTGCTGGCGTCATGTTCCGGGGTGTCATAA
- the LOC128713737 gene encoding uncharacterized protein LOC128713737 — protein sequence MMRAKYRALLLLALYACAYATDDAPLKQRQRTAKLIRSYPDYEPITQRIQSLESPMYNFIDPYGPGTYAFGYEIEDPKSGNVQFRDEEKLSNGTVRGSYGYMQPDGSVIITSFVADEGGYRAKTEIKRANGQTVASFPAPAPSVAGSQDRYFPAYDQQASTINPAVAAALQQQQHINLNPTYNPILDPGVIDPQYAAAILGHIRDQQYSPGQGLVQYPYGIPTAPFQPPHHHQYQHHPQHPQHAPLYDAPPNAFSNFIGQLPANLNPYNLYQNLQSSFPQVLPQQNPLDQLANSIQGNFQQQGPGSGFGNFFNGAQNSFQQLVPQGFGSWIGQNRVPVAVPGQQQFLPGGYGFQQQVPHQQILSSNRPTNVLGDMPITGPGSMGSMMMNGQYVPTTRRRKLTGTTKKRNKLKTRDGMDWFDDFLENRKRQVMYGAGTATTPETATETALKDVPERK from the exons ATGATGAGGGCGAAATATCGG GCGCTACTGTTGCTAGCGCTATACGCCTGCGCTTATGCAACCGATGATGCACCGCTCAAACAACGACAGCGAACAGCAAAGCTGATACGGAGCTATCCCGACTACGAACCGATCACTCAGCGCATCCAATCTTTGGAAAGTCCGATGTACAACTTTATTGATCCTTATG GTCCCGGCACATATGCATTTGGGTATGAAATCGAGGATCCCAAGAGTGGTAACGTGCAGTTTCGTGATGAGGAGAAGTTGAGCAACGGTACCGTGCGCGGTTCGTACGGATATATGCAACCGGATGGATCGGTAATCATCACCAGCTTCGTTGCGGACGAGGGTGGTTATAGAGCAAAAACGGAGATAAAGCGTGCCAACGGGCAAACGGTTGCATCTTTCCCAGCGCCAGCTCCCTCCGTTGCTGGTTCGCAGGATCGCTACTTTCCTGCGTACGATCAGCAAGCGAGCACCATCAATCCAGCAGTTGCAGCCGCactacagcaacagcagcatatCAACCTGAATCCCACGTACAATCCCATCCTAGATCCGGGCGTTATCGATCCTCAGTACGCGGCAGCAATATTGGGACACATACGCGACCAGCAGTACAGCCCCGGGCAAGGTTTAGTGCAATATCCGTACGGCATTCCAACTGCACCTTTCCAacctcctcatcatcatcagtatCAGCACCATCCTCAGCACCCACAGCACGCCCCCCTGTACGATGCACCGCCGAATGCGTTCTCCAACTTTATCGGCCAACTTCCGGCCAATCTGAACCCGTACAATCTGTACCAAAATCTGCAGTCCTCTTTTCCCCAGGTGTTACCACAGCAGAACCCACTCGACCAGCTAGCCAATAGCATACAGGGGAACTTTCAACAGCAGGGTCCGGGATCGGGATTTGGTAATTTCTTCAACGGTGCCCAGAACTCATTCCAACAGCTCGTCCCACAGGGTTTCGGTAGTTGGATTGGTCAAAACCGTGTACCGGTTGCTGTTCCCGGACAGCAGCAGTTCCTACCCGGGGGATATGGCTTTCAGCAACAGGTCCCGCACCAGCAGATCCTCTCGTCGAATAGACCAACGAATGTTCTGGGCGATATGCCAATAACCGGACCCGGTTCGATGggatcgatgatgatgaatggtCAGTATGTGCCGACTACGAGGCGCCGCAAGCTCACCGGTACAACAAAGAAACGCAACAAGCTAAAGACCCGTGACGGTATGGATTGGTTTGATGATTTTCTCGAGAATCGAAAGCGACAGGTAATGTACGGTGCCGGAACTGCAACCACACCGGAAACGGCCACAGAGACGGCACTGAAAGATGTCCCAGAGAGGAAGTAA